One window of Brevibacillus choshinensis genomic DNA carries:
- a CDS encoding alpha/beta hydrolase: MSEYVKRTIIKEEVPSIHVDTPRSVKVYLPPGYNELLSYPVVYCQDGNDFFTMGRIATIANQLILEEGIEPFLIVGVSVERSKRTSEYSPVGSRNAAYKRFFTEELLPFIEERYPVRRDPASRVLAGDSLGGTVSLHLALDRPDIFPHVLALSGAFFQSTLDQVTSTSSLSWLNLWMVVGLDELAVETHMGTFDFVQWNRAAKEVLETKQANLSYREKPGNHVWGLWQKELPDGLRYFFPAPKL; the protein is encoded by the coding sequence ATGTCCGAATATGTAAAACGTACAATCATAAAAGAAGAAGTGCCCAGCATCCATGTGGACACTCCACGCTCCGTAAAAGTGTACCTTCCGCCCGGGTATAACGAGCTTCTTTCCTATCCTGTTGTCTACTGTCAGGATGGAAATGACTTCTTTACGATGGGACGGATCGCGACCATCGCTAATCAACTCATCCTGGAGGAAGGTATCGAGCCTTTCCTGATCGTCGGCGTCTCGGTAGAACGGAGCAAGCGTACCAGTGAATACTCTCCGGTCGGCTCGCGAAACGCTGCCTACAAGCGATTTTTCACGGAAGAGTTGCTTCCGTTTATTGAAGAACGCTATCCTGTTCGTCGCGATCCTGCATCCCGCGTGTTAGCAGGAGACTCATTGGGGGGTACAGTCTCTTTGCATCTTGCCCTGGATCGTCCTGACATCTTTCCTCATGTCCTCGCTTTGTCGGGAGCCTTTTTCCAGTCGACGCTCGATCAGGTGACTAGCACTTCCAGCCTATCCTGGCTCAACCTTTGGATGGTCGTTGGCCTAGATGAGCTCGCCGTTGAAACTCATATGGGTACATTTGACTTTGTCCAATGGAATCGAGCTGCAAAAGAAGTGCTAGAAACCAAACAAGCCAACCTGTCTTATCGAGAAAAGCCAGGCAACCACGTCTGGGGCTTATGGCAAAAGGAGTTGCCCGACGGATTGCGCTATTTCTTCCCTGCACCCAAGCTATAG
- the pdhA gene encoding pyruvate dehydrogenase (acetyl-transferring) E1 component subunit alpha, whose product MSVTTAVEQTENNAPLQILAPDGTVVRPDLMPNLSDDELRELMRKMVFTRVWDQRAISLNRQGRLGFYAPVAGQEASMIGSEGALSKEDFILPSYRDIPQMVWHGFPMHQAFLYSRGHIEGGRIPEGVNVLMPQIIIAAQCTQATGVAMGYKLRGEKRVAINYFGDGATSQGDFYEGMNYAGVYKLPVIFFSQNNGYAISLPFEKQTASENIAVKAVAAGIASERIDGMDIMAVYYAVLKAKERGVNGEGATLIEAMTYRYGPHTMAGDDPTRYRTGEEQSEWELRDPLIRFRKFLEAKGLWNEKDEEAVIEEAKKAVADAIKKADEAPKMKVSELIDCMFETLPPSLEEQKAEYLAKESK is encoded by the coding sequence ATGAGCGTAACCACTGCTGTTGAACAAACAGAGAACAACGCCCCGCTGCAAATTCTTGCTCCGGATGGAACGGTTGTTCGTCCTGATTTAATGCCTAATCTCTCCGATGATGAATTGCGTGAACTGATGCGTAAAATGGTATTTACCCGTGTATGGGACCAACGCGCAATCAGCTTGAACCGCCAAGGCCGCCTGGGCTTCTACGCTCCAGTTGCAGGTCAAGAAGCGAGCATGATCGGTTCTGAGGGCGCATTGTCCAAAGAAGACTTCATCCTGCCTAGCTACCGCGATATCCCGCAAATGGTATGGCACGGTTTCCCTATGCATCAAGCATTCCTGTACTCACGTGGACACATCGAGGGCGGACGCATTCCTGAAGGCGTAAACGTTCTGATGCCACAAATCATCATCGCAGCTCAATGTACACAAGCGACCGGTGTTGCTATGGGTTACAAACTGCGTGGAGAAAAACGCGTTGCCATCAACTACTTTGGTGACGGCGCAACTTCCCAAGGTGACTTTTATGAAGGGATGAACTACGCAGGTGTTTACAAGCTGCCAGTCATCTTCTTCTCCCAAAACAACGGCTACGCAATCTCGCTGCCGTTCGAAAAACAAACAGCTTCCGAGAACATCGCTGTCAAAGCAGTAGCTGCTGGTATTGCAAGCGAGCGCATTGATGGTATGGACATCATGGCAGTTTACTACGCGGTTCTAAAAGCGAAAGAGCGTGGGGTAAACGGCGAAGGTGCTACCTTGATCGAGGCAATGACCTACCGCTATGGTCCACATACCATGGCTGGTGACGATCCAACTCGTTATCGTACAGGTGAAGAGCAAAGCGAATGGGAACTGCGCGATCCATTGATCCGCTTCCGCAAGTTCCTCGAAGCAAAAGGCCTGTGGAACGAAAAAGACGAAGAAGCTGTTATTGAAGAAGCGAAAAAAGCAGTTGCAGATGCCATCAAAAAAGCGGACGAGGCTCCGAAAATGAAAGTATCTGAACTGATCGATTGTATGTTCGAGACACTGCCACCATCTTTGGAAGAGCAAAAGGCAGAATACCTGGCGAAGGAGTCGAAGTAA
- a CDS encoding alpha-ketoacid dehydrogenase subunit beta, with protein sequence MAQMTMVQAITDAMRVELKRDETVLVFGEDVGKNGGVFRATEGLQSEFGEQRVFDTPLAESGIGGLAVGLSINGFRPVAEIQFFGFVFETFDAIASQATRMRYRSGGRFHSPVTFRSPFGGGVKTPELHADSLEGLMLQTPGLKVVIPSNPYDAKGLLISAIRDNDPVVFLEHMKLYRSFRQEVPEGDYAIPLGKANVVKEGTDVTIITYGAMVHTSLKAAEEIEKARGAKVEVIDLRTISPLDIDTIVESVKKTNRAIVVQEAQKTSGVAAEIITQINERAILHLEAPVLRITAPDTVYPFAQAEDVWLPDVKRVVDGLTQVLDF encoded by the coding sequence ATGGCACAAATGACAATGGTTCAAGCCATTACGGACGCAATGCGCGTTGAGTTGAAACGCGACGAGACCGTACTTGTCTTCGGGGAAGACGTAGGGAAAAACGGCGGGGTATTCCGTGCGACAGAAGGATTGCAATCCGAGTTTGGCGAGCAACGCGTTTTTGATACCCCTCTGGCAGAATCGGGTATTGGTGGTTTGGCTGTTGGTCTCTCGATCAATGGCTTCCGTCCTGTAGCTGAAATCCAATTCTTTGGATTCGTATTTGAAACCTTCGATGCGATCGCTTCGCAAGCGACACGTATGCGTTACCGTTCCGGCGGACGCTTCCACAGCCCGGTTACTTTCCGTTCACCATTTGGTGGCGGCGTAAAAACACCTGAGCTGCATGCTGACTCCCTGGAGGGTCTGATGCTGCAAACTCCGGGTCTGAAAGTGGTTATTCCTTCCAACCCTTACGATGCAAAAGGTCTCTTGATCTCCGCTATCCGCGACAATGATCCAGTGGTATTCCTGGAGCACATGAAGCTGTATCGTTCCTTCCGCCAAGAAGTTCCAGAAGGAGATTACGCGATTCCACTGGGGAAAGCGAACGTAGTGAAAGAAGGTACAGATGTGACCATCATCACTTACGGCGCAATGGTTCATACCAGCTTGAAAGCTGCGGAAGAAATCGAAAAAGCTCGTGGAGCAAAGGTAGAAGTAATCGACCTGCGTACCATCAGCCCACTCGACATCGACACCATCGTGGAATCCGTGAAGAAAACAAACCGTGCGATCGTGGTTCAAGAAGCTCAAAAAACTTCTGGCGTCGCAGCGGAAATCATCACGCAAATCAACGAGCGTGCGATCCTGCACCTGGAAGCACCAGTTCTGCGTATTACAGCACCGGATACCGTTTATCCTTTTGCTCAAGCAGAAGACGTATGGCTTCCAGATGTGAAGCGCGTAGTGGATGGTTTGACACAAGTGCTTGATTTTTAA
- a CDS encoding dihydrolipoamide acetyltransferase family protein produces the protein MSRFTFRLPELGEGIHEGEIVKWHVQPGDSVEEDQVIMEVQNDKAVVEVPSPVKGKVLELKVTEGTVSVVGDPLIDFDVEGEIPNLPDHGHGDAHAAAETPAPAAADKMEPGCDIGSQVSANANQALETPMAQATATAVAAPIDRKHVLATPSVRKYAREKGVQLANVPGTGKLGRITRDDVDRFAAGGVAPAAASAAAPAEAAAVVVAPEAAAPTGVAQAAAAPTVHYTPSQAGELEERVPLKGMRKAIAKAMVKSAYTAPHVTIFDEVDVTALVAMRKDAKPLAEERGVKLTYLPMIVKAVVAGLKKFPELNASIDDEKQEVIYKKYYNIGIATSTEDGLLVPVVKAADSKSIFTIAGEIGDLAKKARDRKATADELKGSTFSITNIGSAGGMFFTPIINHPEVAILGVGRISEKPIVKNGEIVVGQMLHLSLSFDHRLVDGEPAQRFVNYVKQLLENPTLLVMEG, from the coding sequence GTGAGTCGTTTTACATTCAGACTCCCGGAGCTCGGCGAGGGCATCCATGAAGGCGAAATCGTCAAATGGCACGTACAGCCGGGGGATTCCGTAGAAGAAGACCAAGTCATTATGGAAGTACAAAATGACAAGGCGGTTGTGGAAGTACCATCGCCTGTAAAAGGAAAAGTCCTCGAACTGAAAGTGACAGAAGGTACCGTTTCTGTCGTAGGCGATCCACTTATCGACTTTGATGTGGAAGGCGAAATTCCTAACCTGCCCGATCATGGTCATGGAGATGCGCATGCAGCAGCTGAGACTCCAGCTCCTGCAGCGGCAGACAAAATGGAGCCAGGTTGCGACATCGGTTCCCAAGTAAGTGCAAATGCCAACCAAGCATTGGAAACCCCAATGGCACAAGCAACCGCAACAGCTGTAGCGGCTCCAATCGACCGCAAGCATGTTCTGGCGACTCCTTCCGTGCGTAAATACGCGCGTGAAAAAGGCGTTCAACTGGCAAACGTACCAGGCACAGGCAAGCTGGGTCGTATCACTCGCGACGACGTTGATCGTTTCGCAGCGGGCGGCGTAGCACCTGCTGCAGCATCTGCAGCGGCTCCAGCTGAAGCAGCAGCTGTGGTAGTGGCACCAGAAGCAGCAGCACCGACTGGTGTGGCTCAAGCAGCGGCAGCACCGACCGTTCACTACACTCCTTCCCAAGCTGGCGAATTGGAAGAGCGTGTACCACTCAAAGGTATGCGTAAAGCAATCGCAAAAGCGATGGTGAAATCCGCTTACACCGCTCCACATGTAACCATTTTTGATGAAGTGGATGTAACGGCACTCGTGGCTATGCGCAAGGATGCGAAACCTTTGGCAGAAGAGCGTGGCGTGAAGCTGACGTACCTGCCAATGATCGTGAAAGCAGTGGTAGCGGGACTGAAAAAGTTCCCTGAACTGAATGCATCCATCGACGACGAGAAACAAGAAGTTATCTATAAAAAATACTACAACATCGGGATTGCTACTTCGACAGAAGACGGTCTTCTCGTGCCTGTAGTAAAAGCAGCTGACAGCAAGTCCATTTTCACAATCGCTGGTGAAATCGGCGATCTGGCGAAAAAAGCTCGCGATCGTAAAGCGACTGCGGATGAACTCAAAGGCTCTACTTTCAGCATCACCAACATCGGATCTGCTGGCGGTATGTTCTTTACTCCAATCATCAACCACCCAGAAGTGGCTATTTTGGGAGTAGGACGTATCAGCGAAAAACCGATCGTGAAAAACGGAGAAATTGTGGTTGGCCAAATGCTGCACCTGTCTCTGAGCTTTGACCACCGCTTGGTTGATGGCGAACCAGCTCAACGATTCGTCAACTACGTGAAGCAGCTTCTGGAAAACCCAACGCTGCTCGTCATGGAGGGATAA
- the lpdA gene encoding dihydrolipoyl dehydrogenase produces the protein MVVGEFTTEVDVLVIGAGPGGYVAAIRAAQLGKTVAVVEKAELGGVCLNVGCIPSKAMIHAAHTYEHTQHTESMGITMENVKVDFAKVQEWKGGIVKQLTGGVGSLFKGNKIQVIPGEALFVSENEVRVFHGYDVNRYRFEHCIIATGSRPIELPAFPFAKRVLSSTEALSLTELPKSIVVIGGGYIGIELGTVFAKFGTKVTILEGADQILPGFEPDMPRLVERKLKKLDVTIHTKALAQGMEETENGVIVTAEVKGEQKQIEAEYILVTVGRRPNTDELGVRDIGMNLTDRGLIVVDKQGRTNIPNVYAIGDIVPGPALAHKASYEGKVAAEAIAGHPAEVDYKAIPAVVFCDPEIASVGINEKEAKEKGIDYVVGRFPFAANGRALSVNAGEGYVKLIGEKGTNLVLGAQIVGVEASNIIAEIGLAIEMGATLEDIELTIHAHPTLGEVTMEAAELALGHPIHVMK, from the coding sequence ATGGTAGTAGGTGAATTTACCACAGAAGTGGATGTGCTCGTGATCGGAGCAGGTCCAGGTGGATACGTGGCGGCCATTCGTGCCGCCCAACTGGGCAAAACCGTTGCTGTCGTGGAAAAAGCAGAATTGGGTGGCGTATGCCTGAACGTAGGCTGCATTCCGTCCAAAGCGATGATCCATGCGGCACACACATATGAGCACACACAACATACCGAATCTATGGGGATCACCATGGAGAACGTAAAAGTGGACTTTGCAAAAGTGCAGGAGTGGAAAGGCGGCATCGTCAAGCAATTGACTGGTGGCGTAGGCTCCCTGTTCAAAGGCAACAAAATCCAGGTTATCCCTGGTGAAGCATTGTTCGTAAGCGAAAACGAAGTTCGTGTATTCCACGGCTACGATGTAAACCGTTATCGCTTTGAGCATTGCATCATCGCGACAGGTTCCCGTCCAATTGAACTGCCTGCATTCCCATTTGCCAAACGCGTGCTGTCTTCTACGGAAGCTCTCAGCTTAACTGAGCTGCCAAAGAGCATTGTTGTCATCGGTGGGGGCTACATCGGAATTGAGCTTGGAACCGTGTTTGCTAAGTTCGGAACCAAAGTAACCATTTTGGAAGGTGCAGATCAAATTCTGCCAGGCTTTGAGCCAGATATGCCTCGTTTGGTTGAGCGCAAGCTGAAAAAGCTCGACGTAACCATCCACACGAAAGCATTGGCACAAGGTATGGAAGAAACCGAGAACGGCGTGATCGTTACGGCTGAAGTAAAAGGCGAACAAAAACAGATCGAGGCTGAATATATCCTCGTGACAGTTGGTCGTCGTCCAAATACAGATGAGCTCGGTGTTCGTGACATCGGCATGAATTTGACCGATCGTGGCCTGATCGTCGTAGACAAGCAAGGCCGCACAAACATTCCAAACGTATATGCTATCGGTGACATCGTACCGGGTCCAGCATTGGCTCACAAAGCTTCCTACGAAGGAAAAGTGGCAGCTGAAGCGATCGCTGGACATCCAGCAGAAGTGGATTACAAAGCAATTCCTGCTGTTGTTTTCTGTGATCCTGAAATCGCAAGTGTAGGGATCAACGAGAAAGAAGCGAAAGAAAAAGGAATTGATTACGTCGTAGGACGTTTTCCATTTGCAGCAAACGGTCGCGCTCTGTCCGTGAATGCAGGGGAAGGTTATGTTAAGTTGATCGGAGAAAAAGGAACGAACCTCGTGCTAGGTGCACAAATCGTGGGTGTAGAAGCATCCAACATCATCGCAGAGATTGGATTGGCGATCGAAATGGGAGCGACTCTCGAAGATATCGAGCTGACGATCCATGCCCATCCTACTTTGGGTGAAGTGACGATGGAAGCGGCCGAGCTGGCATTGGGTCATCCGATCCATGTCATGAAGTAA
- a CDS encoding aspartyl-phosphate phosphatase Spo0E family protein, whose protein sequence is MEITNQMIDDLRRKLERAAKDAGFNFLDPEIVRISQQLDKLIVAHMMHEKRPS, encoded by the coding sequence ATGGAGATTACGAATCAGATGATTGATGACTTGCGCCGCAAACTGGAACGTGCAGCCAAAGATGCAGGTTTCAATTTTCTTGACCCTGAGATCGTCAGGATTAGTCAACAATTAGATAAATTAATCGTCGCGCATATGATGCATGAAAAACGCCCTTCATAG
- a CDS encoding DUF5937 family protein, with product MITIPLTGTSPLSHRFSYSISPLYELAASLHTLAQPTPPERFSNWSQEKLSHLQIVRLMKDWEYFLPLFRYGIPDTFDPYQTKGVMAVNDQYEYFVTIPTDQFVRSMLPSLEAWSQHHSLPEVSEDLREDSDYVKGRFSLFVSSYWQLSFESNWEVVAPLFVKEAERIHHALEDADSIVSLLQTILPSIRYDSDSDSLACPIEGPACEVETLILYPSHYYFSEPLLSIKEGNAHLLYSFTTPSVSNKNAL from the coding sequence ATGATCACCATTCCACTCACGGGCACGAGCCCTTTATCTCACAGGTTCAGTTACAGTATCTCACCCTTGTATGAATTGGCGGCAAGTCTTCATACTCTTGCGCAACCGACACCTCCTGAACGCTTCTCCAATTGGTCCCAAGAAAAATTATCGCACCTTCAAATAGTTCGATTGATGAAAGATTGGGAGTACTTTCTTCCGCTGTTTCGTTACGGGATTCCCGATACCTTTGATCCCTATCAGACAAAAGGTGTCATGGCAGTAAATGATCAATACGAGTACTTCGTCACCATCCCGACGGATCAGTTTGTGCGTAGTATGCTTCCATCTCTAGAAGCGTGGAGTCAACATCATTCCCTACCAGAAGTTTCAGAAGATTTGCGAGAGGATTCGGATTATGTGAAGGGCCGTTTCAGCCTATTTGTTTCATCGTACTGGCAGCTTTCTTTTGAATCAAATTGGGAGGTCGTAGCTCCCCTCTTTGTAAAAGAAGCGGAACGGATCCATCACGCACTGGAGGACGCAGACTCCATCGTCAGTCTCCTACAAACGATCCTGCCCTCCATCCGTTATGATTCAGATTCAGACAGTCTAGCCTGCCCAATCGAGGGTCCTGCATGCGAGGTTGAAACCTTGATACTGTACCCTAGTCACTACTACTTTTCAGAGCCTTTGCTCTCGATTAAAGAAGGAAATGCGCATTTGCTCTATTCCTTCACAACTCCATCTGTGTCCAACAAAAACGCCCTATGA
- a CDS encoding small acid-soluble spore protein P, whose amino-acid sequence MEKDRITDENPHQTYNNEARGLEQTGEPLPGSKKVKQQNHSRSIKTREG is encoded by the coding sequence ATGGAAAAAGATCGTATCACAGATGAGAATCCACACCAAACGTATAATAATGAAGCAAGAGGTCTGGAACAAACGGGTGAACCTCTACCAGGATCCAAAAAAGTAAAACAGCAAAACCACAGCCGTTCGATCAAAACACGTGAAGGCTAA
- a CDS encoding HEPN domain-containing protein codes for MPLLIAPVFNSTTPQSVRIDMPNSYTLISGAEKPYKVASRYLRNEMDENRRMFDKRVDMSSLFLVGDYPEMRLTDDRDWIEEIENKLNLSTINGICSIPYVITAKANLYGITYLKRSLDGGKYMFDEHAQRIFLALLDRDLPTLAFRRYSLSLEKKSYEDQLLDLWIGLESLFVPDGRKGEITYKLRLRMAYYFGDSLQQREKIAQLIKKSYNHRSEIVHSGKVFGNTLSDEVNILRLMARAAILNVAMEGISLQDLQVRLDQLILTGDSYYERYNPSFFERIIL; via the coding sequence ATGCCACTTTTGATCGCACCCGTGTTTAATTCGACGACGCCGCAATCTGTCCGGATTGATATGCCAAATTCATATACGCTTATTTCAGGTGCAGAAAAACCATATAAGGTAGCGTCTCGTTATTTGCGAAATGAAATGGATGAGAACAGGCGCATGTTTGACAAACGGGTAGATATGAGTAGCCTGTTCCTCGTTGGCGATTACCCTGAAATGAGATTGACTGACGACCGGGATTGGATCGAAGAAATCGAGAACAAGCTGAATCTCTCAACGATCAACGGTATCTGTTCGATCCCATACGTGATTACGGCGAAAGCAAATCTGTATGGAATTACGTATCTGAAGCGTTCGTTAGACGGTGGTAAATACATGTTTGACGAGCATGCGCAACGGATCTTTCTTGCTTTACTAGATCGTGATCTACCTACTTTGGCCTTTCGGAGATACTCCCTTTCGCTGGAGAAAAAAAGCTATGAAGACCAGCTGCTTGATTTGTGGATCGGTCTGGAATCGCTCTTTGTCCCAGATGGGAGGAAAGGGGAAATCACCTACAAGCTGCGCTTGCGAATGGCGTACTATTTTGGTGATTCGCTACAACAGCGAGAAAAGATTGCACAGTTGATTAAAAAATCGTACAATCATCGCTCAGAGATCGTTCATAGCGGGAAAGTTTTTGGTAACACCTTGTCTGATGAAGTAAATATCCTTCGTCTGATGGCACGTGCTGCGATCTTGAACGTAGCGATGGAGGGGATTAGTCTTCAGGATTTACAAGTACGACTGGATCAGTTAATTTTGACCGGTGATAGCTATTATGAACGCTATAATCCGTCATTTTTTGAAAGAATTATTTTGTAA